The Clostridiales bacterium genome window below encodes:
- a CDS encoding glycoside hydrolase family 38 C-terminal domain-containing protein has translation MPYFTNPCKQNIMSFRNKVGDHIYKKISVLNVEAWVTKEPVPFDKRMSGKKVTLNIDDSWGKLWDCAWFNFTGVVPNEAAGQKVVLLIDISGEACIFDKEGCPVQGLTNVSSEFDASLGKPGKRVYKLLENAKGGESIDIWADAGCNDLFGNYKNSGKLKEAHVAIFNQEMHGLYYDIEVLGNLMQQLPEDSARYQRILNALFEASNVMKYYNDEEASKARKILSVELNKKCGDESLHITAVGHAHIDLAWLWPIRETIRKGARTFSTVLKNMEKYPDYVFGASQPQLYEWMKERYPKLYEKIKQRVAEGRWEPQGGMWVEADTNISGGEALVRQILYGKRFFREEFNKDMKILWLPDAFGYNAALPQILKKSGIDYFMTIKLSWNEYNEFPHHTFIWEGLDGSKILAHMPPEGTYNSSAAPEAIAKAQRQFKDKCVSEECLMLFGIGDGGGGPGEEHLERLNREKSLNGLVPVKQEPAIEFFKRIGKDISKYKTWHGELYLEKHQGTYTTQARNKRYNRKMEIALRELEYASVLAQMLAKRPYPQKEIEAIWKEALLYQFHDVLPGSGIKRVYDECISRYKYLLNRTEELTETAYRSLYDSSFCMSEAAADSIAKDKPDRSQTAVVINSLSWDRHEWIKIGSNWLKADVPSMGRTFVTGKGTSHAFNVTAKDNFIENNLLKVTFNKDGSLKSVYDKEISKEALYPGSKGNILTVYDDNNGDAWDFSPVCYERPREYFKLKLSESYVDGPEAIIKQVYEYGSSKIEQRIILTEGSRRIDFETKANWNERGKMLRTSFPVNVYANEVSCDIQFGNIKRTNNNNTSWDMAKYEICAHKWVDLSQGDYGVALLNDCKYGHKVKDNVIDLNLLRSTSTPGVEADKGYHEFTYSLYPHRGGLREGRVARTAYELNIPLKVINIEGTQDANKTDASFLTLDADNVIVEAVKKAEFNDDIIVRMYENSGSSTKVKLNFGFEVKDMQIVNLMEEPVDCSSLNKEKSELEFKPFEIHTLRISM, from the coding sequence ATGCCATATTTTACTAATCCATGCAAACAGAACATAATGTCTTTCAGAAACAAAGTTGGAGACCATATCTATAAAAAGATAAGCGTATTAAATGTTGAAGCATGGGTTACAAAAGAACCGGTGCCCTTCGATAAAAGGATGTCCGGGAAAAAAGTCACATTGAATATAGACGACAGCTGGGGAAAACTATGGGATTGTGCCTGGTTCAACTTTACGGGAGTTGTCCCAAACGAGGCCGCAGGCCAAAAGGTCGTACTTCTTATCGATATAAGCGGAGAAGCCTGCATATTCGATAAAGAAGGCTGCCCTGTGCAGGGCCTTACAAATGTAAGCTCTGAATTTGATGCAAGCCTTGGAAAGCCGGGCAAACGAGTATACAAACTTTTAGAAAATGCAAAAGGCGGCGAAAGTATAGATATATGGGCCGATGCAGGATGCAACGATCTTTTCGGAAATTATAAGAACAGCGGCAAGCTCAAGGAAGCCCATGTTGCAATATTTAACCAAGAGATGCACGGACTTTATTACGATATTGAAGTCCTCGGAAATTTAATGCAGCAGCTTCCCGAAGATTCAGCGAGATATCAGAGAATACTCAATGCTTTATTTGAAGCATCAAATGTTATGAAATATTATAACGATGAAGAAGCATCAAAGGCAAGGAAAATACTTTCGGTAGAATTAAATAAAAAATGCGGAGATGAATCTCTGCATATAACTGCAGTTGGTCATGCACATATAGACCTCGCATGGCTGTGGCCAATAAGAGAAACCATAAGAAAAGGCGCCCGCACTTTCTCCACTGTTTTGAAAAATATGGAAAAGTACCCTGATTATGTGTTCGGGGCAAGCCAGCCTCAGCTTTATGAATGGATGAAGGAAAGATACCCAAAGCTTTATGAAAAAATAAAGCAGCGCGTGGCCGAAGGAAGGTGGGAACCCCAGGGAGGCATGTGGGTCGAAGCCGACACGAATATTTCAGGAGGAGAAGCGTTGGTACGCCAGATACTTTACGGAAAAAGATTTTTCAGGGAAGAATTCAATAAAGATATGAAGATACTATGGCTTCCTGATGCCTTTGGATATAACGCAGCACTTCCACAGATATTGAAAAAATCCGGTATAGATTATTTTATGACAATAAAGCTTTCATGGAATGAATATAACGAATTCCCTCATCACACATTTATATGGGAAGGATTAGACGGAAGCAAAATCCTTGCGCATATGCCGCCAGAAGGGACATATAATAGTTCTGCAGCCCCTGAAGCCATTGCAAAGGCTCAAAGGCAATTCAAGGATAAATGTGTATCTGAAGAATGTCTTATGCTGTTCGGAATAGGAGATGGTGGAGGCGGCCCGGGAGAAGAGCACTTAGAGCGTTTAAATCGTGAGAAGAGCTTAAACGGGCTCGTACCTGTAAAGCAGGAACCTGCAATCGAATTCTTTAAGAGAATAGGAAAAGACATATCGAAATATAAGACATGGCATGGCGAACTATATTTGGAAAAGCACCAGGGAACATATACTACCCAGGCCAGAAATAAAAGATACAACAGGAAAATGGAGATAGCCCTAAGGGAACTTGAATATGCATCAGTGCTTGCTCAGATGCTTGCTAAAAGACCTTATCCGCAAAAAGAGATTGAAGCCATATGGAAAGAAGCGTTGTTATACCAGTTTCATGACGTGCTCCCCGGCTCTGGTATTAAGAGAGTATACGATGAATGTATATCAAGGTATAAATATCTGCTTAACCGTACGGAAGAGTTGACGGAAACTGCATATAGATCTTTATATGACAGCAGCTTTTGTATGAGCGAAGCAGCAGCCGATTCTATAGCAAAGGATAAGCCAGATAGATCACAAACTGCAGTCGTAATCAATTCTCTGTCATGGGATAGGCACGAATGGATTAAAATAGGCAGCAACTGGCTTAAGGCAGACGTACCTTCCATGGGCAGGACTTTTGTGACTGGAAAAGGCACAAGCCATGCGTTTAATGTTACGGCAAAAGACAACTTTATAGAAAATAATTTGTTAAAAGTTACATTTAATAAAGACGGTTCCTTAAAATCGGTATATGATAAGGAAATTTCAAAAGAAGCGCTTTATCCCGGCTCTAAGGGTAATATTCTTACGGTTTATGACGACAACAACGGCGATGCGTGGGACTTTTCACCCGTATGTTACGAGAGACCCAGAGAATATTTCAAGCTAAAGCTTTCTGAGAGCTATGTGGATGGTCCTGAAGCTATAATCAAGCAAGTTTATGAATATGGATCATCAAAAATCGAACAGCGCATTATACTTACTGAAGGAAGCAGAAGGATCGATTTTGAGACAAAAGCAAATTGGAATGAAAGGGGAAAAATGCTTAGGACCTCATTTCCGGTAAATGTATATGCAAATGAGGTAAGCTGCGATATTCAATTCGGTAATATCAAGCGTACAAATAATAACAATACAAGCTGGGATATGGCTAAATATGAAATATGCGCCCATAAATGGGTCGACCTTTCACAGGGAGATTACGGCGTTGCATTGCTAAACGACTGCAAATATGGCCATAAGGTAAAAGACAATGTCATCGACCTTAATCTTTTGAGAAGTACATCAACCCCGGGTGTTGAAGCGGACAAAGGCTACCATGAATTTACATACTCGCTCTATCCGCATCGCGGCGGTTTAAGGGAAGGCAGAGTTGCACGAACAGCTTATGAGCTAAATATACCATTAAAAGTCATAAATATTGAGGGAACCCAAGATGCAAATAAGACGGACGCGTCATTCCTGACGCTTGATGCAGACAATGTAATAGTCGAAGCCGTGAAAAAAGCGGAATTTAACGATGACATCATAGTAAGGATGTATGAAAACAGCGGAAGCAGCACAAAGGTAAAGCTTAATTTTGGATTTGAAGTAAAAGACATGCAAATAGTTAACCTCATGGAGGAACCTGTAGATTGCAGCTCTTTGAACAAGGAAAAAAGCGAGCTTGAATTTAAGCCTTTCGAGATTCATACATTAAGAATAAGCATGTAA
- a CDS encoding SDR family NAD(P)-dependent oxidoreductase: protein MNKNSTYYQKSVLVTGCSSGMGRAISLFLARHGFLVFATVRKEKDFDSLKDMDEKNLVPVFPLDLTMQEHIPNVLETVKKELAARNIKGLYAVINNAGGGFIAPLELMDLEKFRTEIETRIVGPIALLQAFLPLIREAHGRILWIATPAIIPIPYVSSIHACDFAQNCLARTFQIELGPWKIPNILIRCGGMDTPSPAKNALELENSMKKWPKERLDLYRQALVKDQKSLSEFDKKRTDPEKAAETVFKALCAKNPKSRYQVGHLSKSAAFLEYLPQTMVDHIMAGR, encoded by the coding sequence GTGAATAAAAATTCAACATATTATCAAAAAAGTGTACTTGTTACGGGATGCTCTTCTGGTATGGGACGGGCTATTTCATTATTCCTTGCGCGACATGGATTTTTAGTGTTTGCGACTGTGCGCAAGGAAAAGGATTTCGATAGTTTGAAGGATATGGATGAAAAAAATCTTGTTCCGGTATTTCCTCTTGACCTTACAATGCAGGAGCACATTCCTAACGTTCTCGAAACGGTAAAGAAGGAACTGGCTGCAAGAAATATAAAAGGGCTGTATGCTGTAATCAATAATGCCGGAGGAGGATTTATCGCACCGCTTGAGCTTATGGATCTTGAGAAGTTCCGGACTGAGATTGAAACTCGCATCGTAGGCCCGATTGCGCTTTTGCAGGCTTTCCTTCCGCTTATAAGAGAGGCTCATGGTAGGATTTTATGGATCGCCACTCCCGCGATAATACCTATACCATACGTTTCCAGCATACATGCATGTGACTTTGCACAGAATTGTCTGGCACGTACATTTCAAATAGAACTTGGGCCGTGGAAAATACCAAATATATTAATACGATGCGGAGGAATGGATACACCATCACCTGCGAAAAATGCACTGGAACTTGAAAATTCCATGAAGAAATGGCCTAAAGAACGCCTTGATTTGTACAGGCAGGCTCTTGTAAAGGATCAGAAATCTCTCAGTGAATTTGATAAAAAGAGGACTGACCCTGAAAAAGCAGCCGAGACGGTATTTAAAGCGCTTTGCGCTAAGAATCCCAAATCGAGATACCAAGTGGGTCATTTGTCTAAGAGTGCCGCTTTTCTCGAATACTTACCCCAAACGATGGTGGATCATATTATGGCAGGAAGATAA
- a CDS encoding TetR/AcrR family transcriptional regulator translates to MDLSQNVTREKIIRATISFIEKYGIHSVTIRGIAKEADVNSAAINYYFRSKENLLEETLKLTIKNFQDDYYAIAQKQYQNPGELLQAILFYLLAGSTRYPGITKAHLYESFVNNDHTNFSSRLFKKLLNLLVDKISELDMEKDKNDIRMSVTQLISAVLMPSLFSGLFKDSVGLDLKDENAQKKYVSNLINHYYHVDKGLESWHPGPMDQ, encoded by the coding sequence ATGGATTTATCACAAAATGTTACGAGAGAAAAGATAATAAGGGCAACAATAAGCTTCATTGAGAAATATGGCATTCACTCGGTCACTATACGTGGCATAGCAAAAGAAGCAGATGTAAATAGCGCTGCGATAAATTATTATTTCAGGTCCAAAGAGAATCTGCTGGAGGAGACATTAAAGCTGACAATAAAAAATTTTCAGGACGATTATTATGCCATAGCACAAAAACAATATCAAAATCCAGGGGAATTGCTTCAGGCGATTTTGTTTTATCTGCTTGCAGGTTCCACGAGATATCCTGGCATTACAAAGGCGCATCTGTATGAAAGCTTTGTGAATAATGACCATACTAATTTCTCTTCCCGGCTTTTTAAAAAGTTGTTGAACCTTTTAGTGGACAAAATAAGCGAGCTCGATATGGAAAAGGACAAGAATGATATAAGAATGTCCGTAACACAGCTGATTTCTGCCGTATTGATGCCCAGCCTGTTCTCAGGTTTATTTAAAGATTCCGTAGGATTGGACTTAAAAGATGAAAATGCGCAGAAAAAATATGTAAGCAATCTTATAAATCATTATTATCATGTAGATAAGGGGCTCGAAAGCTGGCATCCCGGACCTATGGACCAGTGA
- a CDS encoding ECF transporter S component, whose translation MEKISNTKKLTRSAMLLAFAFVIILIGAQFGGVFYNQFIVAPIVNASILAAVLFADTKYGVLVGLLTPVLALITGQFNIPPFTPFIMVGNALLALSFGLSAKYFISGGKYIGIIIGAIIKALFLSFSVNYLVSLFGIGIPAKVISKLKIVMSYNQAYTALAGGIIVLLLYEVYKRVEKAK comes from the coding sequence ATGGAGAAAATAAGTAATACAAAGAAACTTACAAGATCAGCGATGCTTCTGGCTTTTGCCTTTGTAATCATTTTAATCGGTGCACAGTTCGGGGGAGTATTTTACAATCAGTTTATAGTTGCCCCCATCGTCAATGCTTCAATACTTGCTGCTGTTTTATTTGCAGATACAAAATATGGCGTGCTTGTCGGGCTTTTAACGCCTGTGCTTGCATTGATTACAGGACAATTTAATATACCGCCGTTTACGCCATTTATTATGGTGGGAAATGCACTGCTTGCATTGTCATTTGGCCTTTCAGCGAAATATTTTATATCCGGCGGGAAATATATCGGAATCATAATCGGCGCGATAATCAAGGCATTATTTTTATCATTTTCCGTCAATTATCTTGTTTCCCTGTTCGGTATTGGTATACCTGCAAAGGTTATATCAAAATTGAAGATTGTCATGTCTTATAATCAGGCTTATACAGCCTTGGCAGGCGGAATAATAGTGCTGCTGTTATATGAAGTATATAAGAGAGTGGAGAAAGCGAAGTAA